Proteins found in one Zea mays cultivar B73 chromosome 1, Zm-B73-REFERENCE-NAM-5.0, whole genome shotgun sequence genomic segment:
- the LOC109943750 gene encoding protein RESPONSE TO LOW SULFUR 3 gives MMTTRKVAAAGGGEAEEMKRRNAELERAAAEAAAREDRLRRELEAALARLAVAEEAEERLCVQLGELEAEAVEQAVEYQERVRALSERLAFLDGVLRSSGIRGFAAGVTTMD, from the coding sequence ATGATGACGACGAGAAAAGTGGCCGCGGCGGGAGGCGGGGAGGCGGAGGAGATGAAGCGGAGGAACGCCGAGCTCGAGagggcggcggcggaggcggcggcaaGGGAGGATCGGCTGCGGCGGGAGCTGGAGGCGGCCCTGGCGCGGCTGGCCGTGGCCGAGGAGGCCGAGGAGCGCCTGTGCGTGCAGCTCGGCgagctggaggccgaggccgTGGAGCAGGCCGTCGAGTACCAGGAGCGTGTCAGGGCGCTGTCCGAGCGCCTCGCCTTCCTTGACGGCGTGCTCAGATCGTCCGGGATCCGGGGCTTCGCCGCCGGCGTAACGACGATGGATTAA
- the LOC100275668 gene encoding uncharacterized protein LOC100275668, protein MEVFGKSVIAEPSNVIFLSAILNTEGSNPSHKCDKRCQNENIFGNMYRCKLTGTTHICDKNCNQRILYDNHNSLCRVSGQFFPLSPLEQQAVRGIRRKHEVDSNEGCSFKRRRGAQLHPSPFERSYSAVSPIPSQVGDGMDLS, encoded by the coding sequence ATGGAGGTATTTGGCAAATCTGTGATTGCTGAgcccagcaatgtgattttcttgtccGCAATCCTTAACACAGAAGGATCAAACCCTAGTCACAAGTGTGACAAGAGGTGCCAGAACGAGAACATTTTTGGGAACATGTACCGTTGCAAACTGACTGGAACCACTCACATCTGTGACAAAAACTGTAACCAGAGAATCCTCTATGACAACCATAACTCGCTCTGCCGAGTGAGTGGGCAGTTTTTTCCGCTCTCTCCATTGGAGCAGCAAGCAGTGAGGGGTATCCGCAGGAAGCACGAAGTGGACAGCAATGAAGGCTGCTCCTTTAAGCGCAGGCGTGGTGCACAGCTGCATCCTTCCCCCTTCGAGAGGTCCTACTCAGCTGTGTCTCCAATCCCGAGCCAGGTTGGAGATGGCATGGACCTGAGCTAG